The Glycine soja cultivar W05 chromosome 6, ASM419377v2, whole genome shotgun sequence genome has a window encoding:
- the LOC114414461 gene encoding B-box zinc finger protein 20-like isoform X1, producing the protein MKIQCDVCDKVEASVFCPADEAALCHSCDRTIHRANKLATKHARFSLHYPTSKDFPLCDICQERRAYLFCQEDRALLCRECDVPIHRANEHTQKHNRFLLTGVKLSGTCLDPASSSTNYTNNNRVTGSEGRNDARSRMNRPRSSVSNEENASNSSCKVEDNVASDTGSISTSSISEYLIETIPGYCFEDLLDASFAPNGFCKKQNFDHPWAFQDQKRTSGDTMAVPFLKLVIH; encoded by the exons ATGAAGATCCAGTGTGATGTGTGTGACAAAGTGGAAGCCTCCGTCTTCTGTCCTGCAGATGAAGCTGCTCTTTGCCATAGCTGTGATCGCACCATTCACCGCGCCAACAAGCTTGCAACCAAACACGCCCGTTTCTCTCTCCACTACCCCACCTCCAAAGACTTCCCTCTTTGTGATATATGCCAA gAGAGGCGTGCATATCTATTTTGCCAAGAAGACAGGGCGTTGTTATGCAGGGAATGCGACGTTCCTATCCACAGAGCCAATGAGCATACCCAAAAGCATAACAGGTTTCTTCTCACGGGTGTGAAGCTCTCTGGTACTTGTTTAGATCCTGCTTCGTCCTCCACCAATTACACCAATAATAATAGAGTCACTGGCTCTGAAGGAAGAAACGACGCTCGATCTAGAATGAACAGACCCAGATCATCAGTTTCCAATGAAGAAAATGCAAGTAATTCTTCTTGCAAGGTTGAAGACAACGTGGCTAGTGACACTGGTTCGATTTCAACTAGCAGCATTTCTGAGTACTTGATTGAAACAATACCCGGTTACTGTTTTGAAGACCTCCTTGATGCTTCGTTTGCACCTAATGGTTTCTGTAAG AAGCAGAACTTTGATCATCCCTGGGCGTTTCAGGACCAAAAGCGAACAAGTGGAGACACTATGGCCGTGCCGTTCCTGAAACTAGTCATCCATTGA
- the LOC114414461 gene encoding B-box zinc finger protein 20-like isoform X2 has translation MKIQCDVCDKVEASVFCPADEAALCHSCDRTIHRANKLATKHARFSLHYPTSKDFPLCDICQERRAYLFCQEDRALLCRECDVPIHRANEHTQKHNRFLLTGVKLSGTCLDPASSSTNYTNNNRVTGSEGRNDARSRMNRPRSSVSNEENASNSSCKVEDNVASDTGSISTSSISEYLIETIPGYCFEDLLDASFAPNGF, from the exons ATGAAGATCCAGTGTGATGTGTGTGACAAAGTGGAAGCCTCCGTCTTCTGTCCTGCAGATGAAGCTGCTCTTTGCCATAGCTGTGATCGCACCATTCACCGCGCCAACAAGCTTGCAACCAAACACGCCCGTTTCTCTCTCCACTACCCCACCTCCAAAGACTTCCCTCTTTGTGATATATGCCAA gAGAGGCGTGCATATCTATTTTGCCAAGAAGACAGGGCGTTGTTATGCAGGGAATGCGACGTTCCTATCCACAGAGCCAATGAGCATACCCAAAAGCATAACAGGTTTCTTCTCACGGGTGTGAAGCTCTCTGGTACTTGTTTAGATCCTGCTTCGTCCTCCACCAATTACACCAATAATAATAGAGTCACTGGCTCTGAAGGAAGAAACGACGCTCGATCTAGAATGAACAGACCCAGATCATCAGTTTCCAATGAAGAAAATGCAAGTAATTCTTCTTGCAAGGTTGAAGACAACGTGGCTAGTGACACTGGTTCGATTTCAACTAGCAGCATTTCTGAGTACTTGATTGAAACAATACCCGGTTACTGTTTTGAAGACCTCCTTGATGCTTCGTTTGCACCTAATGGTTTCT AA
- the LOC114414068 gene encoding protein SHI RELATED SEQUENCE 3-like has translation MSLGEKDQMQRVRQGEEEVASGGSKCQDCGNQAKKECSYLRCRTCCKNKGFHCQTHIKSTWTPVDHRRRHFQGQGGDHHIPQNHNQINPYSELRFPAATNSMATFRCIHVRSMDDAVNEIAYQTSVNIGGHVFSGLLYDQGPEYQRGHQGESSTGFVDKQQNSNNNNLDSSGASATHQEYLFPLSSFRPGMPYLTYPRS, from the exons ATGTCTTTGGGAGAAAAGGATCAGATGCAAAGGGTGAGGCAAGGCGAAGAAGAAGTAGCATCAGGGGGTTCAAAGTGCCAAGACTGTGGGAACCAAGCCAAGAAGGAATGTTCATACTTACGGTGCAGGACTTGCTGCAAGAACAAAGGTTTTCACTGCCAAACCCATATCAAGAGCACTTGGACTCCTGTGGATCATAGGAGACGCCACTTTCAGGGTCAGGGAGGAGATCATCATATTCCTCAAAACCACAACCAGATCAACCCATATTCAG AGTTGAGATTTCCGGCTGCTACGAATTCGATGGCTACATTTCGGTGCATTCACGTTCGTTCTATGGATGATGCGGTTAATGAAATAGCGTATCAAACATCTGTGAACATTGGGGGGCATGTATTTAGTGGACTACTATATGATCAAGGCCCTGAGTACCAAAGAGGTCATCAAGGTGAGAGTTCCACGGGCTTTGTTGATAAGCAGCagaatagtaataataataatctggATAGTAGTGGTGCAAGTGCAACTCACCAAGAGTACCTGTTTCCCCTTTCTTCCTTCAGGCCCGGTATGCCCTATTTGACATACCCAAGATCTTAG
- the LOC114414462 gene encoding phosphoprotein ECPP44-like — protein sequence MADETQKKYESREVEVQDRGKKKDEELKTQPREEEGEDGEKRKKIEGDHHHHKEEDTSVPVEKVEVVTTAHSEEKKGFLDKIKEKLPGHKKTEEAEATPPPSPPPVASLEHGEGAHHEGEERYIREDKREASWLSPQDRGGERKGKGEWCSLD from the coding sequence ATGGCAGACGAGACCCAGAAAAAGTATGAGAGTAGAGAGGTTGAGGTCCAGGATCGTGGTAAGAAAAAGGATGAAGAACTCAAGACTCAGCCTCGGGAGGAGGAAGGAGAAGAtggagagaaaaggaagaagatcgagggtgatcatcatcatcacaagGAGGAGGACACAAGTGTTCCTGTTGAGAAGGTTGAGGTTGTCACAACAGCACACTCTGAGGAAAAGAAGGGGTTCCTCGACAAGATTAAGGAGAAGCTACCAGGGCACAAGAAGACAGAGGAGGCCGAAGctactcctcctccttctccaccACCTGTTGCATCATTGGAGCATGGTGAGGGTGCTCATCATGAAGGAGAAGAAAGGTATATTagagaagataaaagagaaGCTTCCTGGTTATCACCCCAAGACAGAGgaggagaaagaaaaggaaaaggagagtGGTGCTCACTGGATTGA
- the LOC114414463 gene encoding chromatin remodeling protein SHL-like: MAKPKAPRRTLESYSVKHISKTIRAGDCILMRPSDPSKPSYVARIERIEADARGANVKIHVRWYYRPEESIGGRRQFHGSKEVFLSDHFDVQSADTIEAKCTVHSFKSYTKLDAVGNDDFFCRFEYNSSTGAFNPDRVAVYCKCEMPYNPDDLMVQCEGCTDWFHPACIDMTVEEAKRLDHFFCESCSAEGQKKLQNSHSASRHSDTKVDTKRRRR; encoded by the exons ATGGCTAAACCGAAGGCTCCAAGACGAACCCTAGAGTCATACTCAGTCAAACACATAAGCAAAACCATTAGAG CTGGCGATTGCATCCTCATGCGGCCCTCCGATCCGTCGAAACCGTCGTACGTAGCGAGGATCGAGCGGATCGAAGCCGACGCGCGCGGCGCCAACGTGAAGATTCACGTGCGCTGGTACTACCGGCCGGAGGAATCAATCGGCGGTCGACGCCAGTTTCACGGCTCCAAGGAGGTTTTCCTCTCCGATCACTTCGATGTTCAGAGTGCCGACACAATCGAAGCCAAGTGTACGGTCCACAGCTTCAAGAGCTACACGAAGCTCGATGCTGTCGGAAACGACGATTTCTTCTGTCGTTTTGAGTACAATTCCTCCACCGGCGCCTTCAATCCTGATAGAGTTGCCGT GTATTGTAAATGTGAGATGCCTTACAACCCTGATGACCTAATGGTGCAATGCGAGGGCTGCACTGACTG gtTCCATCCTGCTTGTATAGACATGACTGTGGAAGAAGCCAAAAGACTTGACCACTTCTTTTGTGAAAGTTGCTCTGCTGAAGGTCAAAAAAAGTTGCAAAACTCTCATTCTGCTTCTAGACACTCAGATACAAAG GTGGATACTAAACGCCGTCGTAGGTAA
- the LOC114414465 gene encoding BEL1-like homeodomain protein 7, with product MATYYTSSSNERDAVPMLCLREPLPDSYPETPILPSNMSLYMNSGSYSEALSGNSQPQNNCFVIPSPSVGASHSTPEQQEILANIGGFQTGVHDFSAWREGRSEMLVRQTMDGQNLQGQGLSLSLGTHIPSGIQMPSIHDRNHRPSFDSFLGTNPSSSGNEAAYQKGSSRDEGMRHSENLPPGLPEANQDLDKADFSIHRMSSVGRTVPSFKYLKAVQLLLDEVVDIRKAIKRPVVRSYSTHENSKKNSNEDDEQLENDRPSANGVPNSQASTSKTSCELSHAEKQDLHHKLTKLLSMLDEVDNRYKQYYQQMQIVVSSFDVVAGCGAAKPYTALALQTISCHFRCLRDAITGQISATQKNLGEQNASGSNKGVGMTRLKYMDQQIRQQRVLQQLGMMQHAWRPQRGLPESSVVILRAWLFEHFLHPYPKDSDKIMLAKQTGLTRSQVSNWFINARVRLWKPMIEEMYKQENCDADMDSSSSSENVSKVTKSDVKTSNDMGDDWQHCQSPIVADTNHIGGQAKDLRHDQALDTEIMSSTGLASLINGVRGVETEHR from the exons ATGGCAACTTACTACACAAGTTCGAGTAATGAAAGGGATGCAGTGCCTATGTTGTGTCTTAGGGAACCTTTGCCTGATTCATATCCCGAGACACCAATTTTGCCGAGCAATATGTCATTGTATATGAACTCTGGATCATATTCAGAAGCATTGTCCGGCAATTCTCAGCCGCAAAACAATTGCTTTGTGATTCCATCACCATCAGTAGGTGCATCACATTCCACTCCTGAACAACAAGAAATCTTGGCCAATATTGGTGGGTTCCAAACCGGGGTTCATGATTTCAGTGCATGGAGGGAGGGTAGAAGTGAGATGCTAGTCAGACAAACTATGGATGGACAGAACTTACAAGGTCAGGGATTATCTCTCAGCCTTGGAACCCACATACCCTCAGGAATTCAAATGCCTTCTATCCATGATAGGAATCACAGGCCAAGTTTTGATTCATTTTTGGGTACTAATCCATCAAGTTCGGGCAACGAGGCTGCCTACCAAAAGGGTTCATCTAGAGATGAGGGTATGAGACATTCTGAAAATCTTCCACCTGGCTTACCTGAAGCTAATCAAGATTTGGACAAAGCGGATTTTTCAATTCATAGAATGTCTAGTGTTGGAAGAACAGTTCCTAGCTTCAAATACCTCAAGGCAGTGCAACTACTACTTGATGAAGTTGTTGACATCCGAAAAGCTATTAAAAGACCTGTTGTGAGAAGTTATAGCACACATGAGAACTCTAAGAAGAATTCTAATGAGGATGATGAGCAACTAGAAAATGACAGGCCTTCTGCAAATGGAGTGCCTAATTCTCAAGCTTCAACTAGTAAGACCTCTTGTGAGCTTTCACATGCTGAAAAACAAGATCTGCACCACAAGTTAACAAAGCTTTTGTCAATGTTGGACGAG GTTGACAATAGGTACAAACAATATTATCAGCAGATGCAGATTGTGGTGTCATCATTTGATGTGGTAGCAGGATGTGGAGCAGCTAAACCATACACAGCCCTTGCTCTTCAAACCATTTCATGCCATTTCCGGTGTTTGCGTGATGCAATCACTGGTCAAATCAGTGCAACACAAAAGAACCTTGGAGAGCAAAATGCTTCTGGAAGTAACAAAGGAGTTGGAATGACAAGACTAAAGTACATGGACCAACAAATCCGACAACAGAGAGTTCTTCAGCAGCTTGGCATGATGCAACATGCATGGAGACCACAAAGGGGGCTTCCAGAAAGCTCTGTTGTAATTCTTCGCGCTTGGCTTTTTGAGCATTTTCTTCATCC CTATCCAAAGGATTCTGATAAGATCATGCTAGCAAAACAGACAGGTTTGACCAGAAGTCAG GTCTCAAATTGGTTTATAAATGCGCGTGTGCGTCTATGGAAACCTATGATTGAAGAGATGTACAAGCAAGAGAATTGTGATGCTGACATGGACTCAAGTTCTTCATCTGAAAATGTGTCCAAGGTAACAAAAAGTGATGTCAAGACCTCCAATGATATGGGTGATGATTGGCAGCACTGTCAAAGTCCAATAGTAGCCGATACAAATCACATTGGTGGACAAGCTAAGGACCTTAGACATGATCAGGCTCTTGATACAGAAATTATGTCATCCACTGGATTAGCTAGTCTCATAAATGGAGTTCGTGGGGTTGAAACTGAACATAGGTAA